The Hemibagrus wyckioides isolate EC202008001 linkage group LG15, SWU_Hwy_1.0, whole genome shotgun sequence genome window below encodes:
- the csrnp2 gene encoding cysteine/serine-rich nuclear protein 2 — protein METVSGLGLKRRFEEVDSGSPCSMLKESDDDVSSSDSVDSCDSINAPCSTLTPTSILRRKKTSLGHKRVRFDAVTVYYFSRRQGFTSVPSQGGSSLGMARHHCAIRQYTLGEFAREQESSHRNILRQHLRQEKLNARKMKLTRNGTVHCAQADLLTLDDVSDEDLDVEGVEVDDCFFLQPLPTKRRRALLRASGIARIDAREKMELRAIRLSREECGCDCRFYCDPHQCGCSRAGIKCQVDRMSFPCGCSRDGCHNAAGRIEFNPVRVRTHFLHTIMKLDREKRHVLGTRFGEDFGKETELNPGPSCARSALDFGVEVKSEASSEQELLEEQCHSLEHENETAVLHLQSAEEQERRREQEEEEAPREEVQSPSPKLSFLHEELSSQEEVGSMVEVDQMFFQDTFPGGATLLCIKENQEDALSQNDPPSVFYYQIDHVETETFKMHDKQLEEPRKGEEPQGGQVEGESRSKCHMSQTCRQDHSESSTSEQPPPSCPESIKDAEEGHFISEHGPSGTDFQETFPLMEDEAIKLPPEV, from the exons ATGGAGACGGTATCAGGTCTTGGCCTTAAGCGCAGATTTGAGGAGGTGGACAGTGGTTCACCATGCTCGATGCTCAAAGAATCAGATGATGATGTCTCCAGCAGTGACAGCGTGGATAGCTGTGACAGTATAAATGCCCCCTGCAGCACCCTCACAC CCACTTCCATTCTTAGACGAAAGAAAACCTCTCTGGGCCATAAGCGGGTGCGTTTTGATGCTGTGACAGTTTACTATTTCTCCAGAAGGCAAGGCTTCACTAGTGTCCCTAGCCAAGGTGGTAGCTCATTGGGCATGGCACGGCATCACTGTGCTATACGTCAGTACACACTGGGGGAGTTTGCTCGAGAGCAGGAAAGCAGCCACCGCAACATCCTACGGCAGCACCTGCGTCAAGAGAAGCTGAATGCTCGCAAGATGAAG TTGACACGGAACGGCACAGTACATTGTGCCCAGGCAGACCTGCTGACACTGGATGACGTGTCTGATGAGGATCTGGATGTGGAGGGTGTCGAGGTAGATGATTGTTTCTTCCTACAGCCATTGCCTACCAAGAGGCGGCGGGCACTACTGCGTGCCTCAGGTATTGCTCGCATTGATGCCAGAGAGAAGATGGAGCTGCGTGCCATCCGGCTGTCACGTGAGGAATGTGGCTGTGACTGCCGCTTCTACTGTGACCCACACCAGTGTGGCTGCAGCAGAGCAGGCATCAAATGCCAG GTGGATCGCATGTCATTCCCATGTGGCTGTTCTAGAGATGGCTGCCATAATGCAGCAGGGCGGATTGAGTTCAACCCTGTCCGTGTTCGCACTCACTTCTTACACACAATTATGAAGTTAGACAGGGAGAAAAGACATGTGTTAGGCACCAGATTTGGAGAAGACTTTGGAAAAGAAACTGAGCTGAACCCCGGTCCTTCATGTGCCCGCTCTGCCCTAGACTTTGGAGTAGAGGTGAAGTCAGAGGCCTCAAGTGAGCAGGAGCTACTAGAGGAGCAATGCCATAGTCTGGAGCATGAGAATGAGACAGCTGTGCTCCACCTGCAAAGTGCTGAGGAGCAGGAAAGGAGAAGggagcaggaagaggaagaggcacccagagaggaggtgcagagTCCCAGTCCGAAACTGTCTTTTTTGCATGAGGAGCTTAGCAGCCAGGAGGAGGTTGGGAGTATGGTTGAAGTAGACCAAATGTTCTTTCAGGACACTTTTCCAGGAGGAGCAACACTGCTATGCATCAAAGAGAACCAGGAGGATGCTCTTAGTCAGAATGACCCACCTTCTGTCTTCTATTATCAGATAGACCATGTGGAGACGGAAACATTTAAGATGCATGACAAGCAACTGGAGGAGCCCAGAAAAGGTGAAGAGCCCCAAGGTGGACAAGTAGAAGGAGAGTCCAGGAGCAAATGCCACATGTCCCAAACCTGCAGGCAGGATCACTCTGAGAGCTCTACATCTGAGCAACCTCCTCCTTCATGTCCAGAAAGTATTAAAGATGCTGAAGAGGGCCACTTTATCTCTGAACATGGCCCAAGTGGCACAGATTTTCAAGAGACCTTCCCACTGATGGAAGATGAGGCAATAAAACTTCCTCCAGAAGTTTAG